ATTGGCTTTAGCTGGCGGTACAGAGATTCGATCCAATCTATTTTGATCAGCTTGAAATCCCTTACCACTATTAGTACCACTCGTATCATTAGGACTTTCCTTTTCCAATGAATGTTTTTGGATATACACGTTCAAGAACTTTTCGATAAACACATTCAATAGTTGTAAAAWTTKccaattgaatcaatttgtttctcCGAAAGAGTGTCCTTGCCTTTTTGTGTTTCATATTTCTTAACAAATGGTTCCAACAATTTTACACTATTAATGTGCAAAATAATAGTATCAGATAATACATCCAATTCTTTAGTAGTTAATGAGCCTTTAGTATAGTCATCATAACCAATCCACTTATTAGCATTgtcatttgatttattttgttgttctgAACCACCAATCAAGCTGCATGTAATTTTTCCATGAATGCTATCATAAGAATCTTCCAAAGTCAATATATCAGTgtcaaatttcaatttcaacgTCATtacattttcaaatgagATATCAATCAtataattttcaatcaacATAAGATTTGACAATCTTAACAGCTCACTTGATTCTGATTTAAGTAAAACATGTAACTTTTGATCTATTTGATTCAATGGTGTACTATCAATCATACCAACTTTCACAGAGATGGGGTTTGGTCGCCCAAATATTGAACAGATCACTGAGGTCAGATATTTGAGAGCATACCAAAGACGATACTGCTGAGCATTCAATTCTTCgtcttcattttttttatcctCTTCCAATTCCATCGTATCCTTTTTTTCACTGCTGGAGTCAGATTCTCCCATAGTAGCGTCGACAACGTTCTTAAATGGtttattttctttggtATTAGTTGCCCGAAATTGATTCATAATATGTAatccaattgaaaatgaaatggAACAAGCATGGAACATCATTTGCCAACATTCTTCATAGTTTTGTTGTAAAAATAACCATTCTGAACATAAAATATAAGTTTGAATGGTAATCATCGACTCATCAACtaaattttctttcaatcGTTCAAAACTTTTATATAGGACTTGACGAGTAAGAAACTTTCGATATTTTGTACAAATATTCAATGAACCATCAGGTAATAAGtttaattcaacaaaatcttGGGGACTCAATCTTTCAATGGATAAACATAAAATCATATataccaataataaatcatcgTCATTTTCCCAATCTCtatcatttattgaattatatccattcaagaaatcaaaaacatGAACACTTGATATAAATGTACGATAGTATGAATTGTTTtcgaaaaatttttcaaccaatttAACAACCACTTCAAAATTTAATCTACTGATATCTTGATAAGTGGTAGAATCGACACTGATACCAGGGTCAtcatatttcaataaataagaAGGTAATATAGGtaatgttttctttttcaaactcTTTTGTATTTGGATACTGgattttattgattcttGATCTTGATAAGTCTCGGCATCCTGTTCCCaattatgattatgattcACCAGACGATTAGGTAAACCATTTTTGTTCACAGGTGGTTGGCTTGACACCTGGTGTTCATAAAATCCTTGACCTCGATTCCGTTTAACACGATGAACCTTTCGCCCATTAAGTAATTCTCTTTGCTCTTTAGATAATGGTTGAAAAGTAAGTGTTTGCCCAATTTCTCCtccactactactactatcGGTGGACGTGGTTGATGTTTCCTTTGGTGGACTACTACTGTTGTCTTCGTTGAACTGGTTATTCGAATATATTCCTTGATTTTGACTTGCTGAATCTTTGGGGAAACTAGATTTGGAGTAACCAAAAACTccaactttttctttcttgtttgGTGATTCATCAGAAAATGAATCAGATGTATTAGCACGTTTATCACCACTTCTAGGCAAATTTGGAAGTAGATTAGCATTAGCGTCTCCCCTATTGTGGTTACCATTGTCAATAGTTTTGGTAGTTTTATTGCAACTGCAGCTGCCATTCTTATGGGCATTGTCGTGGCAATTTCTCATATCACTTCTACGAAAATGACTAAGAGTTGATTGTTGTAACTCTTCTAATTGGCGTTTTAATAATCGATTACTACTTAACAACTGTGTATTGGCCGCTTTCATGATGTCATAATCATCTCTCAACAAGGTCAAATTGTCACTGTCTTGATTAGGTGCATCACTGTCGATTAAATTTTTACTTGAAgatataattgaattgttcaATGAACCAACTGTTATGGGTATTGCTGATGGAGAAGAATGGCTAATTTTCCCAGTTGAATGATTCTTCGTAACCATACATTTCTCACGGGAGTCGGAATTTGTGGCACTGTCGGTACTTGTTGGTATTGAATCAGTTGAGTCGGTTGATTTACTTGGCGCTGAAGATAGTATTGATGCCGAGCCACTTGTTGAGATGCTCAGGTTTTCAGAAGGTTTCCTAGTGTAATCATATATCGAATTCATATCGTCCTCAGGTTCAAGTTTAGGTTCACCGTCAAGTTCAGGCTttatttcatcttcttgaattttgatatttctaAACTTTTCTGGAAATTCACATGGTAAATGTCTCTTTATACATTGATCACAAGGTTTGATTCTGTTAcactttatttttctttttcgaCAAGAAATACAAGAAATTGGAAGTAACGCGGAACTCATTGCGATAATGGGAAATTAGAATTTCTGGGATACGAATAAAGTTAGATTAATGTGTTGTATGAATATCGACTAGATTAATTGTAGTTAGTATCATAACAgcttaattttttttgcaaaaaattcattggAGACTTTAGCTATTCGTTTGAGTCCAAAAGaatgttttattatttggagACAGAAGTTTTGGCAACAACCTATTTCATCCATAAAAAGGAGTTCACTTTAATGTTGTTCATTGTAGAAATATACTGCATTCTGAGGCCAATCAAAACTCAAATTTATcctaaatcaacaaaatatcTTGGTCTTTCAATATCTGGAGAGCTCtgttgccaaaaaaaatatgttCGGATAAAGTATTTAAACATTCAAACCCTTTTCCTcagaaataaaaattttgtgAGGAGATCCGCAGGATCCCCCAAtcagaaaaaaataaaacaaaaaaaaacgacaCTGGATGTGGAAAcaaaaatacaataatgaattgaGTCTCATGATTTATGTCATCTGGGGAAGTGACAGACTTGAACATTGCAGGAAGCAAGGGAAATACTAATATCAcagataataaattttgttgTAAGGGAGGGGGAAGTGAGAACATTTGCCAGgattaaatatttcaagACTCTGATATTTTCCGTGGCTGAGGAGTGAATTGAactgaattgaattatttccaaaaccaaaaagcTAAAGCTAGAACTTTAAAGTATCAAATGAACTTTCACTTAATATTACTAGAATAAACTGATACATACTCGAAAAACTTAATAGAATAATTTAAGTTTATTagtttgttgataatgataattaaATGTATTAATCTTTCTTTGAAAATATATCCACTAATAAGTTAATCTGGTTGGTGAAAAATAAAGtgaaataaaacaaaagtattgaaataagacaagcaaaaaaaaagaacctTAAAATCTAAACTGAATTCCATTCTTTTGTTAGGTTTATATATGATTTGGTCAAGGAGTTTAATCCTTCATATTAACTTAGTTTATGTATATAGGACAATAATcttaacaaaaaaaacagagaGAGAGAGGAAAAGGTAGAagacaaaagaaaagagaagaTTGGCATCacatttgttttcaaaaggccaaaaaattatttatgCAAAAACTAATTAGCTGCAAGATCTAAACTCTAGCTTTTTTGGTGTAATGTTACACAAGcaaacaaaatataaatcgAAAAAAGCCCCAAATAATTCTCTTCTACAAATTACGAAAAATGTTTCACATGTATGAAAAAGCTTTATCTATACTATTTCTCCTCCAACTCTGGCAGTGAGAATGATACTGATATCTCCTATTAGGATACAGTTATCTATTATaagtataataataatcatggagataaatatatattaaatCGATGGAGTTAACGAGAAAAACAATACAACCCATTTTGCAGCAAAATGAGACATTTcacagaaaaaaaaacaagaaaagacAATTACTCCATTCAAATAATTccacaataaaaaaataacaaagaACAAACGtactaacaaaaaatatcacTAATTTCACTTTGAAAATCTTTACATACTCAACTTCTAAAGATTATTAATAAGCGATGCATATTCATCAGAATTTAGTGTATACAATATGCAGGTAGTTATGAGCCAAGTGAAACAATTCTTCACTAAAAATCTAGGAGTTGTTTATATACAGTATTTTTGTCTAAACCTGTCTCTAACGTATACAGGATAAGATTTGTAATCGGTTAGAATAACAATAAGGTGTGGTTGTGGacttggtggtggtggcaaATTTGAATGATATATTGTTTATCTCAAGTATAGCAAATACAAGGGCAAAAGTCTGcaacaaaacaagaacTTGGATTGTCGCAATTCTCTTCACCCTTTCAGAATGTCCTCGTGTATGTGATCAATAAGCTCTACTGTATCTTGTTAATCGTTATTAGAAATAAAGAGAGTATTAACAATTGACTGGTGTATACAATGCAAGTTAAGATGTTATAACGCAGCAAAATAATGCACAATATGACACAATAACAAATGAAAGGCGatatcaaaatataaaccaaaaacaacctacaaaaaaatactcTCCTATTATTCATAATAACGCAACAgtcaaatcaattggaaattCTGATGATCATCTTAAGCGCAAGGGGTTTATAtttaccaacaaaaaaccaaaactaAACTGAGACAAGAGAGGGATTGGGGGTATATGAATAACATATGCAGGAGATTTACATGTATTCTACATGTAAGAATGTAAGACTTTTTCACCcataaattttaatatttaaatCTGTTAAAGGATTAGGGGTGGCGACGATAAAGAGGGACACATGAAATTAGCAACCAGATTTTCTGTATCAATAGTTATTACTATGCAGATAGTGTCTATCTATGTAGTTCGctatttatttgtttcattcttttaaatccaaatttgTTAACAATCAGCTGTCAGCGATTTTTGAATAGGAGAGATATTACTCGTCTACTAAACGCCGTCTACTCAGActtcaattttctttaaGCACCTTTATGGATTATTCAAAGCATGAGCAAGGGAGATAGACAGTGATCAAAATCTACTAAACAGGAAGCTATAGTGTTagtcaatttcttctatAATGTGACACACAAAGAGATAAAAACAATCTACAAATACATTATAAACAGAAAGCGACTTGTTACGCACCCAAACTTGCATGCTTTATTGCTGTATTGTTTGCGTTTGAATAAGTTTGAGAAATGTGTCACAATGTATAGCCTCATGGTGCGGCCCgagattgaaaaaaatctcGACCTGGAGGAATACACAAACCACATGtcagttttattttttcgAATTTATGTTGGCACTCTCTTTTCTGTTTTCTTTGCCTCACTAATAGTATTTTCGTATTagtaaaagaagaataaacATAAACCAATGCTTGAATGGCCAAATGCGACAAAAGAGAATCTCAACCTTAAGTGCGGAGCCATTTGATTTGGTGATCAGGACAAAGGAATGAATGAaatgttgattttatttcGACTTCGTCGAGAATTTTCTTTAAGCGAATATTTGgttgtctttttttatattaGCTTGGCAATAACCTTGATAGCTTATTCCATTGCAAATTTCAGGAACGTGCATGTCCGGAATACCAGTcattcattttttcttAACCAATAATGCATTTGTACGACAACGCGgagtttaaaaaattgagaaGATAAATACGAAATCAGAACTGTCAGTAAAGGTCACGTGTATACCCCTCTCCATTacttgaaaataaatagaCGATAAAACAATATCTGTACACTatgaatttaatgaaaaaaaggaaGTACAATTTACGTGTCAATATAGTTTTAGtctaataattgaaatttggaCTGTCAATAAGTTTAAATATACAAAAATGAGGTTCAAACTGGTCTAAAGCTGACTACTGTGGAGTGTTTCCTTTAATCGGAGATGATGTGTGTTTATCAATATGATTAGGCGAATTCAAATACATTCCATACCTCTCTATAACTAGAGGTCGTGGATCAATTTAGAGTGGGAATGCCACGTTTTCAGATGATGTTATCACCAAGAATAGGGCGTCATATGCAGGTCCCAATTCCGAATCTCTTATCTAAACAATTCCATTTATcattgcaaaaaaaaatctaaaaaataaacaaattcaatttatagATAAGAAACTGAAAGATAACCAGGTATTACTAACtatacaaaaatataaaatcaaCTCTAAATCTCCTAGCTAGTATTTGTTTAGCTagaccaaaaaaatattttgattggtTTTTCTTCACCATTTTGATTCTATGACAAAAGAACCATACTttatttctaatttaaCTTCAATAAAACCTAGCAACAATAGAAACTACTCGATTGTATCTCCAGATTTACCAAGTCTCACTAATACTCAATTAAAATATGCACCCCCGTTAACtacaaatattaataattctaCCAACATTGATGTTGGCAATAAAGCAAGAAAACGTTCTATTGAACCATATTATAGTAAACCTGTGAAAATCGGGGTTTTACCACCAGCtattttaaatc
The sequence above is a segment of the Candida albicans SC5314 chromosome 3, complete sequence genome. Coding sequences within it:
- the ZCF1 gene encoding Zcf1p (Zn(II)2Cys6 transcription factor; transcript regulated during hypha formation; 5'-UTR intron; mutants show decreased colonization of mouse kidneys; flow model biofilm induced; Spider biofilm induced), with protein sequence MSSALLPISCISCRKRKIKCNRIKPCDQCIKRHLPCEFPEKFRNIKIQEDEIKPELDGEPKLEPEDDMNSIYDYTRKPSENSSISTSGSASILSSAPSKSTDSTDSIPTSTDSATNSDSREKCMVTKNHSTGKISHSSPSAIPITVGSLNNSIISSSKNLIDSDAPNQDSDNLTLLRDDYDIMKAANTQLLSSNRLLKRQLEELQQSTLSHFRRSDMRNCHDNAHKNGSCSCNKTTKTIDNGNHNRGDANANLLPNLPRSGDKRANTSDSFSDESPNKKEKVGVFGYSKSSFPKDSASQNQGIYSNNQFNEDNSSSPPKETSTTSTDSSSSGGEIGQTLTFQPLSKEQRELLNGRKVHRVKRNRGQGFYEHQVSSQPPVNKNGLPNRSVNHNHNWEQDAETYQDQESIKSSIQIQKSLKKKTLPILPSYLLKYDDPGISVDSTTYQDISRLNFEVVVKLVEKFFENNSYYRTFISSVHVFDFLNGYNSINDRDWENDDDLLLVYMILCLSIERLSPQDFVELNLLPDGSLNICTKYRKFLTRQVLYKSFERLKENLVDESMITIQTYILCSEWLFLQQNYEECWQMMFHACSISFSIGLHIMNQFRATNTKENKPFKNVVDATMGESDSSSEKKDTMELEEDKKNEDEELNAQQYRLWYALKYSTSVICSIFGRPNPISVKVGMIDSTPLNQIDQKLHVLLKSESSESLRLSNLMLIENYMIDISFENVMTLKLKFDTDILTLEDSYDSIHGKITCSLIGGSEQQNKSNDNANKWIGYDDYTKGSLTTKELDVLSDTIILHINSVKLLEPFVKKYETQKGKDTLSEKQIDSIGXFYNY